From Candidatus Sphingomonas colombiensis, one genomic window encodes:
- the mraY gene encoding phospho-N-acetylmuramoyl-pentapeptide-transferase, whose amino-acid sequence MLYLIAESLGFPSVLNLIRYLSFRTGGAIATALFIGLIIGPKFIGWLRVRQGKGQPIRADGPQTHLAKRGTPTMGGLMILTSLSLAILIWMDLRNPFVWASLFVTLGFGAIGFMDDYDKVTKATTAGIPGRVRLLLEFIIAGIAAWIISQENGTGLFLPFTNRYYLELGYLYPLFAAFTIVSFGNAVNLTDGLDGLATMPVIIAAVAFMIIVYLVGNVKFADYLGLPHVPRAGDLAIFCGAMIGAGLAFLWYNAPPAAVFMGDTGSLALGGALGTIAVIAHHEIVLGIIGGLFVVEAMSVIIQVAVYKRTGKRVFRMAPIHHHFEQLGWSEPTVVIRFWIIALVLALAGLSTLKLR is encoded by the coding sequence GTGTTGTATCTGATCGCCGAGAGCCTCGGCTTCCCGAGTGTCCTCAATCTTATCCGCTATCTGTCGTTCCGCACCGGCGGCGCGATCGCCACGGCGCTGTTCATCGGCCTGATCATCGGGCCGAAGTTCATCGGCTGGCTACGCGTGCGGCAGGGCAAGGGTCAGCCGATCCGGGCGGATGGGCCGCAGACCCACCTCGCCAAGCGCGGCACGCCGACGATGGGCGGCCTGATGATCCTGACGAGCCTGAGCCTCGCGATCCTGATCTGGATGGATCTGCGCAATCCCTTCGTCTGGGCGAGCCTGTTCGTCACGCTGGGTTTCGGCGCGATCGGCTTCATGGACGATTACGACAAGGTGACCAAGGCGACCACCGCGGGCATCCCCGGTCGCGTCCGCCTGCTGCTGGAATTCATCATCGCGGGCATCGCGGCATGGATCATCAGCCAGGAAAACGGCACCGGCCTATTCCTGCCGTTCACCAACCGCTATTATCTGGAACTGGGTTATCTTTACCCGCTGTTCGCTGCCTTCACGATCGTGTCGTTTGGCAATGCGGTGAATCTGACCGACGGGCTGGACGGGCTTGCCACCATGCCGGTGATCATCGCGGCGGTGGCGTTCATGATCATCGTCTATCTGGTCGGCAACGTGAAGTTCGCGGATTATCTCGGGCTGCCGCATGTGCCGCGCGCCGGCGATCTGGCAATCTTCTGCGGCGCGATGATCGGAGCGGGGCTGGCGTTCTTATGGTACAATGCGCCGCCGGCGGCGGTGTTCATGGGCGATACCGGCAGCCTCGCGCTTGGCGGCGCGCTGGGCACGATCGCGGTGATCGCGCATCACGAGATCGTGCTGGGGATCATCGGCGGCCTGTTCGTGGTTGAGGCGATGTCCGTCATCATCCAGGTCGCGGTGTATAAGCGCACAGGAAAGCGCGTGTTCCGCATGGCGCCGATCCACCACCACTTCGAACAGCTCGGCTGGAGCGAGCCGACCGTGGTGATCCGTTTCTGGATCATCGCGCTGGTGCTGGCGCTCGCCGGCCTGTCGACGCTGAAGCTCAGGTGA
- the murD gene encoding UDP-N-acetylmuramoyl-L-alanine--D-glutamate ligase, with protein MIVSPLWRGKRYAVLGLARTGAATVRALVAGGAQVVAWDTDAARRDALAGEGVEFSDLDTIDLAGFDALVVSPGVPLNTHPLAARARAARVPITGDIELFAEARAGLPAHKVIGITGTNGKSTTTALVAHILKTAGIPALMGGNIGLPILAQEPLPAGGVYVLELSSYQIDLTQSLDCEVAVLLNITPDHLDRYDGFDGYVASKARLFAMQSPRHEAVIGIGDAASAAIARSLSARGEHLTKIAPGVCLDQSRWPSLQGPHNAQNALAAIAVAKALGVSETDIDRGLQTFAGLPHRMEKVREVAGVAYVDDSKATNPESTAPALGAFPRVHWIVGGRAKGDDLDACRPYFDHVVRAYTIGEAGSRFAAILRDTMPVEEAGTLAAAVASAAREARPGDTVLLSPAAASFDQFRDYEHRAQAFRDAVGALA; from the coding sequence GTGATCGTCTCGCCCCTCTGGCGCGGCAAACGCTATGCGGTGCTGGGGCTGGCGCGGACCGGCGCGGCGACCGTGCGTGCGCTCGTCGCCGGCGGGGCGCAGGTCGTGGCCTGGGATACCGACGCGGCACGGCGCGACGCACTTGCCGGCGAGGGCGTCGAGTTCTCCGATCTCGATACGATCGATCTCGCAGGGTTCGATGCGCTCGTCGTGTCGCCGGGCGTACCGCTCAACACGCATCCGCTCGCGGCGAGGGCGCGCGCGGCGCGCGTCCCGATCACCGGCGATATCGAGCTGTTCGCTGAGGCGCGTGCCGGGTTGCCGGCGCACAAAGTGATCGGGATCACCGGCACCAACGGCAAATCGACCACCACCGCGCTTGTCGCCCATATCCTGAAGACGGCCGGCATTCCCGCGCTGATGGGCGGCAATATCGGCCTGCCGATTCTCGCGCAGGAGCCTCTGCCGGCGGGCGGCGTCTATGTGCTGGAGCTGTCGAGCTATCAGATCGATCTGACGCAAAGCCTCGACTGCGAGGTCGCGGTTCTGCTCAATATTACGCCCGACCATCTCGATCGCTATGACGGCTTCGATGGCTATGTCGCGTCCAAGGCGCGGCTGTTCGCGATGCAATCGCCGCGTCATGAGGCGGTGATCGGGATCGGCGACGCCGCGTCGGCCGCGATCGCGCGGTCGCTATCCGCGCGCGGCGAGCACCTCACCAAGATCGCGCCCGGTGTGTGCCTGGATCAGTCCCGCTGGCCGAGCCTGCAAGGCCCACATAACGCGCAGAACGCGCTCGCCGCGATCGCAGTGGCCAAGGCGCTGGGCGTAAGCGAGACGGATATCGATCGCGGGTTGCAGACCTTCGCGGGTCTGCCGCATCGCATGGAAAAGGTGCGCGAAGTCGCTGGTGTCGCTTATGTCGACGACAGCAAGGCGACCAACCCGGAAAGCACCGCCCCTGCGCTGGGCGCTTTCCCGCGCGTGCACTGGATCGTCGGCGGCCGGGCCAAGGGCGACGATCTGGACGCGTGCCGGCCGTATTTCGATCACGTCGTGCGCGCCTATACGATTGGCGAGGCGGGTTCGCGCTTCGCCGCGATCCTGCGCGACACGATGCCGGTGGAGGAGGCGGGAACGCTCGCAGCCGCCGTGGCGAGCGCGGCGCGCGAGGCACGCCCCGGCGACACGGTGCTGCTATCGCCGGCAGCGGCATCCTTTGATCAGTTTCGCGATTATGAGCATCGCGCGCAGGCATTTCGCGACGCGGTGGGGGCGCTGGCATGA
- a CDS encoding putative peptidoglycan glycosyltransferase FtsW gives MTEEQVEIVTDAGLRARLKGRGGRGDRSPLGTWFWDTDRVLLLLTLALIAVGLLAVAAASPASAVRYSGEHVKFPPLYYFWRQVMWVAVSLPVLFVTSMLPVNTARRLAVMGCCIFAGLLLITPFVGVSVNGARRWIGFGLAQFQPSEFLKPCFIVTVAWLLSLRARDESLPVTTITFAMTGLVAAMLMLQPDLGQTIIFCAVWLALLMIAGTPMRTIAAFVAMAPAALVAAYVFYGTARTRIDAFLFPDAEGAGASDHFQTNAAHATLTAGGWTGTGPGGGRVKFGLPEAHTDYIFSVIGEEFGLIACMVIAVMFLAIVVRVFVKLLDEQDNFKLLAAGGLATQFGAQALVSMAVNTGLAPSKGMTLPFISYGGSSMIALSIGMGLLLTFTRRNPFLLRSPYVTRWGAL, from the coding sequence ATGACCGAAGAGCAGGTCGAGATCGTCACCGACGCCGGGCTGCGCGCGCGGCTGAAAGGCCGTGGGGGACGCGGCGATCGCTCGCCGCTTGGCACGTGGTTCTGGGATACCGACCGCGTGTTGCTGCTGCTCACGCTGGCTCTGATCGCGGTCGGTTTGCTCGCGGTTGCGGCGGCCAGCCCGGCGAGCGCGGTGCGCTATTCGGGCGAACATGTGAAATTCCCGCCGCTCTACTATTTCTGGCGGCAGGTGATGTGGGTGGCGGTGTCACTGCCGGTGTTGTTCGTCACCTCGATGCTGCCGGTGAATACCGCGCGGCGGCTCGCGGTGATGGGGTGTTGCATCTTCGCGGGGCTGCTGCTGATCACACCGTTCGTCGGCGTATCGGTGAACGGCGCGCGGCGCTGGATCGGCTTCGGGCTCGCGCAGTTCCAACCATCCGAATTCCTCAAACCGTGTTTCATCGTCACGGTCGCGTGGCTGCTTTCGCTGCGCGCGCGCGATGAATCGCTGCCCGTCACCACGATCACCTTCGCGATGACCGGGCTGGTCGCGGCGATGCTGATGCTTCAGCCGGATCTCGGGCAGACGATCATCTTCTGCGCGGTGTGGCTGGCGCTGCTGATGATCGCGGGTACACCGATGCGGACGATCGCGGCCTTTGTGGCGATGGCCCCGGCGGCGCTGGTAGCGGCCTATGTCTTCTACGGCACGGCGCGGACGCGGATCGACGCGTTCCTCTTCCCCGATGCCGAGGGGGCAGGGGCGAGCGACCATTTCCAGACCAACGCGGCGCACGCCACGCTGACCGCTGGCGGGTGGACCGGCACTGGCCCCGGCGGCGGCCGCGTGAAATTCGGGCTTCCCGAAGCGCATACTGACTATATCTTCTCCGTCATCGGCGAGGAGTTCGGCTTGATCGCGTGCATGGTGATCGCGGTGATGTTTCTGGCGATCGTCGTGCGCGTGTTCGTTAAGCTGCTCGACGAACAGGATAATTTCAAACTGCTCGCGGCCGGCGGGCTTGCTACCCAGTTCGGCGCTCAGGCGCTGGTCTCGATGGCGGTCAACACCGGCCTCGCACCGTCAAAAGGCATGACCTTGCCGTTCATCAGTTATGGCGGCTCATCGATGATCGCGCTGTCGATCGGGATGGGCCTGTTGCTCACCTTCACGCGCCGCAACCCGTTCCTTTTGCGCAGCCCCTATGTCACGCGCTGGGGTGCGCTATGA
- the murG gene encoding undecaprenyldiphospho-muramoylpentapeptide beta-N-acetylglucosaminyltransferase, translating to MTRARHFVLAAGGTGGHMVPAAALAEELIRRGHRVALVSDERGVRFPGLFDGVQTHVLPAGRLSGGPLGWAKAAREMWRGRAMARELYRTFTPAAVIGFGGYPAFPALAAAFAEKIPTAIHEQNAVLGRVNRLVARRVDAIATSYAETERLKPAYQMKAHCVGNPVRDSVLALRAKPYPLLEEDGIFRVLVTGGSQGASVLSKVVPDGLAMLPVAFRRRLQVTHQARIEDIDAVRAKYAELDIAADLATYLPDLPEHLGWAHVVIARAGASTLAELTVAGRPAILVPLPIATDDHQTANAREITLAGGARTIPQSQFTPSELAKQMQKLGLDPEALENAAGRARACGKPDAARDLADLVESLDAPRAALPIGPVVRKEAFA from the coding sequence ATGACGCGGGCGCGGCATTTCGTTCTCGCGGCCGGCGGGACTGGTGGGCACATGGTTCCCGCCGCTGCACTGGCCGAAGAGCTGATCCGTCGCGGGCATCGCGTGGCGCTGGTATCTGACGAACGTGGCGTGCGCTTTCCCGGCCTGTTCGATGGGGTGCAGACGCATGTCCTGCCCGCGGGGCGGCTCAGCGGCGGCCCGCTCGGCTGGGCCAAGGCCGCGCGTGAGATGTGGCGCGGCCGCGCGATGGCGCGCGAACTCTATCGCACCTTCACCCCGGCGGCGGTGATCGGTTTTGGCGGCTATCCCGCTTTCCCGGCGCTAGCGGCTGCCTTTGCCGAGAAGATTCCGACAGCGATTCACGAGCAGAATGCCGTGCTGGGGCGCGTCAATCGGCTGGTCGCGCGGCGGGTGGACGCGATCGCGACCTCCTATGCCGAGACGGAGCGCCTCAAGCCCGCCTATCAGATGAAGGCGCATTGCGTCGGCAATCCGGTGCGCGACAGCGTGCTGGCGTTGCGTGCGAAGCCCTATCCGCTGCTCGAGGAGGATGGCATCTTTCGGGTGCTCGTCACCGGCGGATCGCAGGGTGCGAGCGTGCTGAGCAAGGTGGTGCCAGATGGCCTCGCCATGCTGCCGGTCGCCTTCCGGCGGCGCTTGCAGGTGACGCATCAGGCGCGGATCGAGGATATCGATGCCGTGCGCGCCAAATATGCCGAACTCGATATCGCTGCCGATCTCGCGACCTATCTGCCTGACTTGCCGGAGCATCTCGGCTGGGCGCATGTCGTGATCGCGCGCGCGGGCGCCTCGACGCTCGCGGAACTCACCGTGGCTGGCCGTCCGGCGATCCTCGTTCCGCTCCCCATCGCGACCGACGATCATCAGACCGCGAATGCGCGCGAGATCACGCTGGCGGGGGGCGCGCGGACGATTCCGCAAAGCCAGTTCACGCCGTCTGAGCTTGCCAAGCAGATGCAGAAGCTGGGCCTCGATCCCGAGGCGCTGGAAAATGCCGCCGGGCGTGCACGTGCGTGCGGCAAGCCCGATGCGGCGCGCGATCTCGCTGATCTGGTCGAAAGCCTCGATGCGCCGCGTGCGGCGCTGCCGATCGGCCCGGTTGTCCGCAAGGAGGCGTTCGCATGA
- the murC gene encoding UDP-N-acetylmuramate--L-alanine ligase, which produces MKGVPTNIGTIHFVGIGGIGMSGIAEVMNNLGYKVQGSDVAEGYVIEGLRARGIPVAIGHKAENLGEAAVVVTSTAIKRGNPEVEAALERRVPVVRRAEMLAELMRLKSTVAVAGTHGKTTTTSMVAALLDAGGVDPTVINGGIINSYGSNARLGGSDWMVVEADESDGSFLRLDGTIAVVTNIDPEHLDHYGDFERAKEAYVEFVENVPFYGAALLCLDHPEVQALIPRVRDRRIVTYGFAASADVRGVNVTPYPGGNRFEAIIRERDGATRSIEHIDLPMPGRHNVQNALAAIGVALELGIDDATIQKGFEKFGGVKRRFTKVGEVPAEGGVATVIDDYGHHPVEIRAVLSAARESAQGRVIAVVQPHRYSRLGNLMDDFQSAFNDADMVYVTPVYAAGEAPVEGVDADALVEGLKRRGHRAAATIADADALAQTLAGVVRGGDQVVCLGAGDITKWAAGLAPAIVARR; this is translated from the coding sequence ATGAAGGGCGTGCCAACCAATATCGGCACGATCCACTTCGTCGGTATCGGCGGGATCGGCATGTCCGGCATCGCCGAGGTGATGAACAACCTTGGCTATAAGGTGCAGGGCTCCGACGTCGCAGAAGGATATGTGATCGAGGGATTGCGGGCGCGCGGCATCCCGGTCGCGATTGGGCACAAGGCGGAAAATCTCGGCGAGGCGGCGGTGGTTGTCACCTCCACCGCGATCAAGCGCGGCAACCCGGAGGTGGAAGCGGCGCTGGAACGACGGGTGCCGGTGGTTCGGCGGGCGGAAATGCTGGCGGAGCTTATGCGTTTGAAATCCACCGTTGCGGTGGCGGGGACGCATGGGAAGACCACCACCACCTCGATGGTAGCGGCGCTGCTCGATGCCGGTGGGGTGGACCCGACCGTGATTAACGGCGGGATTATCAACAGTTACGGCAGCAACGCCCGGCTTGGCGGCAGCGACTGGATGGTAGTTGAGGCCGACGAAAGCGACGGGAGTTTCCTGCGGCTCGACGGCACGATCGCGGTGGTCACGAATATCGATCCCGAACATCTTGATCATTACGGTGACTTTGAACGCGCCAAAGAGGCGTATGTAGAGTTCGTCGAGAATGTTCCCTTCTACGGTGCGGCACTGCTGTGCCTCGACCACCCGGAAGTGCAGGCGCTGATCCCGCGCGTGCGCGATCGGCGCATCGTGACATACGGCTTCGCTGCGTCCGCCGACGTGCGCGGCGTGAACGTCACCCCCTATCCGGGCGGCAACCGTTTCGAGGCGATCATCCGCGAGCGCGACGGCGCGACGCGCTCCATCGAGCATATCGACCTGCCGATGCCCGGCCGCCACAATGTCCAGAACGCGCTCGCCGCGATCGGCGTGGCGCTGGAACTGGGCATCGACGACGCGACGATCCAGAAGGGCTTTGAGAAGTTCGGCGGGGTCAAACGCCGCTTCACCAAGGTCGGCGAAGTCCCGGCCGAAGGCGGCGTGGCGACCGTGATCGACGATTACGGCCACCACCCGGTGGAGATCCGCGCGGTGCTGTCCGCGGCGCGGGAAAGCGCGCAGGGCCGGGTGATCGCGGTGGTGCAGCCGCATCGCTATTCGCGGCTCGGCAATCTGATGGACGACTTCCAGAGCGCGTTCAACGACGCCGACATGGTCTATGTCACCCCGGTCTATGCCGCGGGCGAAGCGCCGGTCGAGGGCGTTGACGCGGATGCGCTGGTCGAAGGGTTGAAGCGGCGCGGCCATCGCGCGGCGGCGACGATCGCGGACGCGGACGCGCTGGCGCAGACGCTCGCGGGCGTGGTGCGCGGCGGCGATCAGGTCGTCTGCCTGGGCGCGGGCGACATCACCAAATGGGCGGCGGGGCTTGCTCCGGCGATCGTGGCGCGACGATGA
- the murB gene encoding UDP-N-acetylmuramate dehydrogenase: MPEVAGRLTPDAPLAPLVWFKAGGAAQWLFEPKDADDLAQFMVRLDPAVPVMALGLGSNLIVRDGGVAGVVVRLGKAFAKVQALDTTTLKCGGGASGILVSSTARDAGIAGVEFLRSIPGTVGGFVRMNGGAYGRETADVLVECEIVLRSGERRVLAAAELGYTYRHSDLPEGAVVVSATFRGEPGEPTAIQAEMDRIAASREASQPLRSKTGGSTFKNPPGEKAWALVDAAGCRGLRNGDAQVSEKHTNFLLNLGHATSAEIEGLGEDVRARVKAHSGVTLEWEIQRVGVAA; encoded by the coding sequence ATGCCTGAGGTCGCCGGTCGCCTGACGCCGGATGCACCGCTCGCGCCGCTCGTCTGGTTCAAGGCGGGCGGTGCGGCGCAATGGCTGTTCGAGCCGAAGGACGCGGACGATCTCGCGCAATTCATGGTGCGGCTCGATCCCGCCGTGCCCGTGATGGCGCTGGGGCTGGGATCGAATTTGATCGTGCGCGATGGCGGCGTGGCGGGCGTGGTGGTGCGGCTGGGCAAGGCGTTTGCGAAGGTTCAGGCGCTCGATACGACGACGCTGAAATGCGGCGGCGGGGCGAGCGGCATCCTCGTTTCGTCCACCGCGCGCGATGCCGGCATCGCCGGAGTGGAATTCCTGCGCTCGATCCCCGGCACGGTCGGCGGTTTCGTCCGGATGAACGGCGGCGCTTATGGCCGCGAGACGGCGGACGTGCTGGTCGAATGCGAGATCGTCCTGCGCTCGGGCGAACGCCGGGTGCTGGCGGCGGCCGAGCTTGGCTATACCTATCGCCATTCGGACCTGCCCGAAGGCGCGGTGGTGGTGAGCGCGACCTTCCGCGGCGAACCCGGCGAGCCGACCGCGATCCAGGCGGAGATGGATCGCATCGCCGCATCGCGCGAGGCATCGCAGCCGCTGCGCTCCAAGACCGGCGGATCGACCTTCAAGAACCCGCCGGGCGAAAAGGCGTGGGCGCTGGTCGATGCGGCGGGCTGTCGGGGCTTGCGCAACGGCGACGCGCAGGTGAGCGAAAAGCACACCAATTTCCTGCTGAACCTCGGCCACGCCACCAGCGCGGAGATCGAGGGGCTGGGCGAAGACGTGCGTGCGCGGGTGAAGGCGCATAGCGGCGTGACGCTCGAATGGGAGATTCAGCGCGTGGGAGTGGCGGCATGA
- a CDS encoding D-alanine--D-alanine ligase, giving the protein MGGWSAEREVSLSSGAGIAEALESLGHRVTRIDMARDVAARLSEAKPDVVFNALHGTPGEDGSVQGLMDLLGLTYTHSGLATSVIAIDKVLTKNQLVPHGIPMPGGRIVKSAELFEGDPLARPYVLKPVNEGSSVGIAIVTENGNYGSPIGRDVKGPWQEFDELLAEPYVRGRELTTAVLGGADGPRALGVTELRPKSGFYDYDAKYTDGMTEHLFPAPVPDEIAQACMSIAIEAHRLLGCKGCSRADFRWDDERGEDGLFLLEVNTQPGMTPLSLVPEQARHTGMSYPELVQVIVDEALREAGV; this is encoded by the coding sequence ATGGGCGGCTGGTCTGCGGAGCGCGAGGTGTCGCTGTCGTCGGGCGCGGGGATCGCCGAGGCGCTGGAGTCGCTCGGCCATCGCGTGACGCGGATCGACATGGCGCGCGATGTCGCCGCGCGGCTGAGCGAGGCGAAGCCCGATGTGGTGTTCAACGCGCTGCACGGCACGCCGGGGGAAGACGGATCGGTGCAGGGGCTGATGGACCTGCTCGGCCTGACCTATACCCATTCGGGCCTCGCCACCTCCGTGATCGCGATCGACAAGGTGCTGACCAAGAACCAGCTCGTCCCGCATGGCATCCCGATGCCGGGCGGGCGGATCGTGAAGTCGGCCGAATTGTTCGAGGGCGATCCGCTGGCGCGCCCCTATGTGCTGAAGCCGGTCAACGAGGGATCGTCGGTCGGCATCGCGATCGTCACCGAAAACGGCAATTACGGATCGCCGATCGGGCGCGACGTGAAGGGGCCGTGGCAGGAGTTCGACGAACTGCTCGCCGAACCCTATGTGCGCGGCCGCGAACTGACCACTGCCGTGCTGGGCGGCGCTGACGGCCCGCGCGCGCTGGGCGTGACGGAGCTTCGCCCGAAAAGCGGCTTCTACGACTACGACGCCAAATATACCGACGGGATGACCGAGCATCTCTTTCCCGCGCCGGTGCCGGACGAGATCGCGCAAGCCTGCATGTCGATCGCGATCGAGGCGCATCGCCTGCTCGGCTGCAAGGGATGCAGCCGCGCCGATTTCCGCTGGGATGACGAGCGCGGCGAGGATGGGCTGTTCCTGCTCGAGGTGAACACCCAGCCGGGCATGACGCCGCTGAGCCTCGTCCCCGAACAGGCGCGGCACACCGGCATGAGCTATCCCGAGCTGGTGCAGGTGATCGTCGACGAAGCGTTGCGGGAGGCGGGGGTATGA
- a CDS encoding FtsQ-type POTRA domain-containing protein, whose translation MSRQQVRRSPPRRPGAPKRRKASLGDRMIAKLPVSHDMLRHAVTWIFLGVGATVMVAGATWFGVPGMIGGAVAEGAGRAGLRVEQVDITGLKRMDRETVYAIALENQTVARPMLAVDLQAVRKRLLAYGWIADAYVSRRFPDRLLIHIVEREPAAIWQNEGQLTLIDATGTLLDPVDPGHMPAGLPLVIGPGAAQQEAGYQKLLAAAPALRPRVKAATWVGNRRWDLTFDSGETLLLPQDGADRALVKFAEMEGARPLLGKGWVRFDMRDPTKLVARKPGPESNRADADQGENGGTTSEMRVARVGDV comes from the coding sequence ATGAGCCGCCAGCAAGTCCGCCGCTCCCCGCCGCGCCGTCCGGGTGCGCCAAAGCGCCGCAAGGCCTCGCTCGGCGATCGGATGATCGCGAAGCTGCCGGTCAGCCACGATATGCTGCGTCACGCGGTGACGTGGATTTTCCTTGGCGTCGGCGCGACGGTGATGGTTGCCGGCGCGACCTGGTTCGGCGTGCCGGGGATGATCGGTGGCGCGGTGGCCGAGGGCGCCGGGCGTGCGGGCTTGCGGGTGGAGCAGGTCGATATCACCGGGCTGAAGCGGATGGATCGGGAGACGGTCTATGCCATCGCGCTGGAAAATCAGACGGTGGCGCGGCCGATGCTGGCGGTGGACCTTCAGGCGGTGCGCAAGCGGCTGCTCGCTTACGGCTGGATCGCGGACGCTTATGTCTCGCGGCGGTTCCCCGATCGCCTGCTGATCCACATCGTCGAGCGCGAGCCGGCGGCGATCTGGCAGAACGAAGGGCAGCTCACGCTGATCGATGCTACCGGCACGCTGCTCGATCCGGTCGATCCCGGCCATATGCCTGCCGGGTTGCCGCTGGTGATCGGCCCAGGCGCGGCGCAGCAGGAGGCGGGCTATCAGAAGCTGCTCGCCGCCGCGCCCGCGTTGCGCCCGCGCGTGAAGGCCGCGACATGGGTCGGGAACCGGCGCTGGGATCTGACGTTCGACAGCGGCGAGACGCTGCTGCTGCCGCAGGACGGCGCGGATCGCGCGCTGGTGAAGTTCGCCGAGATGGAGGGCGCTCGCCCGCTGCTCGGCAAGGGATGGGTTCGCTTCGACATGCGCGATCCGACCAAATTGGTCGCGCGCAAGCCGGGGCCGGAAAGCAATCGCGCTGACGCCGACCAGGGGGAAAATGGCGGCACCACCAGCGAGATGCGCGTCGCACGCGTCGGCGACGTCTGA
- the ftsA gene encoding cell division protein FtsA produces the protein MAKAAPEGLITALDIGTSKVSAMIAQKGDGGELIVLGTGQRESRGVKRGYIADMAATEVAVREAVEQAERIAGINIENVWAGFSAGGLVSDEAFIESELNGHRIEQADIDALLQEGRQSIDPQGRMVLHAQPALYTIDGLEGVKKPLGLHADRLGVHIHVIAADGSPVRNLDLCVRSAHLEVKSIIASPVATGFACLSGEERDLGVALVEIGAGITNVSLFAGEMLVGLKSIPIGSADITDDIASAFGTTRGQAERMKCFHGSANASPRDNHEMITIRTPAREEDGDALQITKAALIAVIRTRLEQLVGEVQAALKELKFEGPINRQVVLTGGGAELKGIADYAQQVLGRSVRVGRPRGLTGLPEAHSGPGFATLAGLAFFAANDPIDLRGLAPQQQQQVYRPKGIRALKRLFQTVKANY, from the coding sequence ATGGCTAAGGCAGCACCGGAGGGCCTGATCACCGCGCTGGATATCGGCACCTCCAAGGTGTCGGCGATGATCGCGCAAAAGGGCGATGGCGGCGAACTGATCGTGCTCGGCACCGGCCAGCGCGAATCGCGCGGCGTGAAGCGCGGCTATATCGCCGACATGGCCGCCACCGAGGTCGCGGTGCGCGAGGCGGTGGAGCAGGCGGAGCGGATCGCGGGGATCAATATCGAGAACGTCTGGGCGGGCTTTTCCGCCGGCGGGCTCGTGTCCGACGAAGCATTCATCGAATCGGAACTGAACGGCCACCGGATCGAGCAGGCGGATATCGACGCGCTGTTGCAGGAAGGGCGCCAGTCGATCGACCCGCAGGGCCGGATGGTGCTCCACGCGCAGCCCGCGCTCTATACGATCGACGGGCTGGAGGGCGTGAAGAAGCCGCTCGGGCTCCATGCCGATCGGCTGGGCGTGCATATCCATGTCATCGCGGCCGATGGCTCGCCGGTGCGCAACCTCGATCTGTGCGTGCGATCCGCACATCTGGAGGTGAAGTCGATCATCGCTTCTCCGGTCGCGACCGGCTTCGCCTGCCTGTCGGGCGAGGAGCGCGATCTGGGCGTGGCGCTGGTGGAGATCGGGGCGGGGATCACCAACGTCTCGCTGTTCGCGGGCGAGATGCTGGTCGGGCTGAAATCGATCCCGATCGGCTCGGCCGACATCACCGACGACATCGCCTCCGCCTTTGGCACGACGCGCGGACAGGCGGAGCGGATGAAGTGCTTCCACGGCTCGGCCAACGCCTCCCCGCGTGACAATCACGAGATGATCACGATCCGCACGCCCGCACGTGAGGAGGATGGCGACGCGCTGCAGATCACCAAGGCGGCGCTGATCGCGGTGATCCGCACCCGGCTGGAGCAATTGGTGGGCGAGGTGCAGGCCGCGCTCAAGGAATTGAAGTTCGAAGGGCCGATCAACCGTCAGGTGGTCTTGACCGGCGGCGGCGCGGAGTTGAAAGGCATCGCCGATTATGCGCAGCAGGTGCTGGGGCGTTCGGTGCGGGTCGGGCGGCCACGCGGGTTGACCGGATTGCCGGAGGCGCATTCCGGGCCGGGCTTCGCAACGCTCGCTGGCCTCGCCTTTTTCGCGGCGAACGATCCGATCGATCTGCGCGGTCTGGCGCCGCAGCAGCAACAGCAGGTTTATCGACCGAAGGGGATCAGGGCGCTCAAACGCCTCTTCCAGACGGTGAAGGCCAATTATTAG